From the Methanothermobacter sp. genome, the window ATTACATAAACAGCAGCAGACAGCAGGGCCTCAGGGGCCTGGAGTACTACTGGCTTGCCATGTTTGAGATGCAGGGGAGGATAGAGCCGATCCTTATAGGTGGTAACAGGGTCTCTGACCCTGACCCGCTAACCGGGGTCACACTCAAGGAATACGTGGCCTATGAGCCGGGGGTAAACCAGCTGGTTGAGCGAACACTTGCCTGGGTGAATCTCCGGAAGAAGGTGAACAGTGACAAGAGGGTGGCCATCGTCTACTTTGACAGCACCCATGATGAGGGGATGCCGGCAACCAATGGCCTCAACCTCTACGGCAGTCTGAGCAACATACTCCTTGCAATGAGGGCAGCAGGTTACACCACTGGAAACGGAAATCTGACCCCCGAGTACATCTATGAACTCATAAACAGGGCTGGAAGAAACCCCAGGAACATGACACAGTCAGAACTCCGGAAACTGGTTGAGGCTGGATGCATCACGGTGCCGGTTTCAGAGTACCTCAGGTGGTATTCAAAGCTCCCGGTAACCCTCAGGCGCCAGGTTGAGGCAATGTGGGGTCCGGCTCCAGGTAACATCATGGTCTATAACGGCAGCATTGTGATCCCCGGCTTCATGCTCGGCAACATTTTTATGGGTCCGCAGCCGGTCTGGAGGTGGAACGGTACACTCAACAACGGCACACTACCACCGACACACCAGTTCATAGCCTTCTACCTCTGGCTTCAGAATGGATTCAGGGCAGACGCAGTGGTACACGTGGGGCAGCACGGGACACTGGAGCTGCTACCAGGCCATGTGAATGCCATGACAGAGGATGACTGGCCAAACACCCTCATAGGATCCATCCCCAACATACACCTCCTCAAGATGGAGGACCCCCTTGAGGCCGTTATAAACCCTGCCAAGAGGAGGGCATACGCCGTTACCATCTCATACCTCATACCACCGGTCATGAGGACTGAACTCTACGGCGTATACCAGGAACTTGCAGACCTCCTGGGATCCTACAGCACTGCAGAGGCATCAGGGGATAGGGACAGGATGAACGTCCTGGAATCCCTCATAAGGGATGGTGTGAAGAGGGCTGGCCTCGAGGTGAGGCTCAACGTGAGTAACTCAACCCCCTTCAGTGTCCTCAGACTGAGACTTGAGGAGTACCTCCATGAGCTCACAGAGATCCTCATGCCCTACGGACTCCACACCTTCGGGGAGCTCCCTGACAGTGAAACCCTTGAGAGGTTCCTGGATGCAATCATATCCTTTGACCCTGCAAACAGGACGGCAAGGAGGGATGAGATAAGAAACCTGCTCATCATGAGCGCCAGCAACGAGATGGCATCACTCCTGAGGGCCCTCAACGGGGAATTCATACAGCCAGCTCCGGCGAGAAGTCCCATAATCAACCTTGCGGCGCTTCCAACAGGCCGGAACATGTACACCTTTGACCCATCATCCATCCCTGACCCCGCAGCGGTGGTAATGGGATCAAGGGCTGCAGAGGAGATGCTTAAACGCCACAGGGAGGCAAACGGTGGAAGGTACCCTGAAACCGTTGCCGTGGATATAGGTGACATTATATCAACCGGTGGACAGAGCATCGCAGCCATATTCTATTTCCTGGGTGTTAAACCGGTCTATGAGAGCGGAGCACTCATCGGGACAGAGATCATCCCACTCAGTGAACTTGGAAGGCCAAGGATCGACGTTGTGATAAGCGACTTCCACAACTTCCGAGGGGCAATCCCAGGGGCAATGGACGTCATAGACAATACAATTAAGAGGATAGCGAACCTCAACGAGTCATCTGAGATGAACTATGTGCGAAAACACTACCTTGCCCTCAGATCAGGCATCTACAGTGAACTGGTGGCCTCAGGAATGAACAGTTCAGCGGCCGATGCAATGGCTGACAGGCTTGCAAGGACCAGGATCTTTGGATTGCCACCTGGTGCAGACCCCCATGGTGCAGGTGTCGACAGGATACTCTGGTCACGGGATGACTGGACAGCCGAAGAGCTTGCAGAGACCTACCTCAGCTACTACTCGTATGCCTATGGAAGGGACCTCAACGGCCTCCAGAGCCCGAAACTCCTGGAGTCACTCCTTCGTACAGTTGACGCCAGCATGGTGATAATGCCCTACAGGGCACCCGGCGAGGGAACCTGCCTCTACAGGGTCTCGGTCACCGTGAACTTCATGGTTAACTACCTCACAGGGAGAAACATAAACAGCTACATTGCAAAAACAGCCTACGGAACACCCATCATAAGGACCCTCCAGGAGTCAGCCTACGATGACCTTGCAGTGACACTCCTCAACCCCGCATGGATCCAGGGCAAACTGCGTGAGGGTCCATCTGGCAGCGCATCAATAGCACTGCAGGTGAGGGACCTCTTCATGAGTGATGCCCTCGTGGACGTGGCATCAGCCGATGTCTGGAGGAGGATTGCCGATACATTCCTCTTTGGCAGTTCTGTGAGGTCACAGATTGATGCATCAGCCCTCCAGATGATAGCACGCTATGTGAGGCAGGCCCATACAAGGGGACTTGTATCCCTCTCAGGGGCCGAAGTTGCAGCAATATCCGAGATGCTGGGTGAGGGGACTTCCACAGAAACGGGTGGGGGTACCTCCACAGACACAGACCAGGGAAACAATCAGGGTTCGGATCATGGAACCACCGCAGGATCTCATGGAACCACAGGAAGAGGAGGAAGATCTCCAGGCACCCATGCAGGTGTTCCGGCACAGTCCTCTGCCTCAGAGTCAGGTTCATCATCCCCGGGGGTTGCAGGGGCATCAGAACAGAAACCTGGAAGTGCCTATGAGATCTCAACCCCACAGGCAGAGGAGAAATCAGGCAGCACACAGATCTACGCTGTTCTTGGCATACTTGGAATCTTCTGCCTTCTCGGAGTTGGCTACTACTTCGGACCCCTCAGAAAATAATTTCATTCCCTTTTATTTTTTTAACGTGTGACGATAATGGGTTTTTATCCTGTTTAACTCTGCTAATGGCTTTTTCATAATTCCAAAGATTTTTCAATAGTCCTAATACCTTTCCATGGATCCAGGGCTTCCAGAATTTATATTTAACATGAATTCTCCATTTACTTACATCAGGTTCCCTAGACTTCATCTTATCTTCCTGTAAATGTAGAGGAGAATCAGGGGGATGGCGATGAGTATGGCGTAATCCAGCGCATGGAAAACTGGCCTCAGTGAGGTCCATTCAGGACCAGGGAGATAACCTGAGTATGCAAGGACGAGGCACCATGGCAGGGAACCGGCGAATGTGTAGATAACGAATTTCTTCAGATCCATCCTGGCTATACCTGCGGGGAGGGATATGAAGGTTCTGATAACCGGCAGCATCCTTGAGATGAGGACGGCCTCGTGTCCGTACCTTTCAAACCATTCATCGGCCATCCTGAGTTTACTATCTGTTATCATGATGTAGGGGCCATACCTCTCCAGTAAGGGACGCCCTCCCCTGAGACCCGCAATATAGGCCAGAAGAGAACCCAGAAGGTTACCCAGCGCACCCGCAATTACAACGCCAGTGAGGGTCAGATTCTACTGCCATGGTATGTATCCGCTGAAGGGGATTATAACCTCACTTGGAACTGGAATACAGGCACTTTCAAGGGCCATGAGAAAGACTATACCGGGATACCCGGTTTCCTCTATGAATCTGATCACAGAGTCTGTAAGGGTCATGGTTATATCAAGCATGCTGACCCTTTCTATCATTGATTATATAATTTTTGGGGGATGTGGTTATTCTATGAAAACCTATGGAATAACTGTGGCCTGAAACCCAGTCCCAGCAGGATTTCCTTGTCCTCATCCTTTAATTTGTGCTCTGAAGTTGGGGGGACAGGTTTTCCGTCCCTTGCAAGTATCACTCCACCCTTCCGCTGGGCCCCCATGAATTTACCTGCATTTCCGTTCACTATGAGGTAACCGTCCCTCATATCTATGCCAGAGAAGTCATCACAGTCACCATCTATGATAACCGTGCCACCACTGAGGAGTGCACCTGTATTTTTACCGGCGTTACCATTCACCAGGACCGTCCCGCGCCTCATGAGTATCCCGGTTGATAGGTCCACGTCCCCGTTGTGGATCACCTCGGCGTCAACATCAAGCCTGGCGCAGAGGGTGTCCCTGATATGACCATCATCTATGAGCATCCTGCCGGGGGTGAATGTAAAATTAACGGGTTTTTCGCCCCTGAGGCCCGATTTAAGGATGTCAGTTACTGATAGGAACTTCTTATATCCCCTCCTATCGGATTTAACCTCAACCACGTTCCCCACAGGGTCCTTAACCTTCCCCTTTACATAAATTGTGCCTGAGACCATGCTGATACCCATACGGGTGTCCACGTCCCCCTCAACGGTCAGGAC encodes:
- a CDS encoding cobaltochelatase subunit CobN: MKKFLLIALILLIVSVPSVSAADNDTNTTESKMLKDTNMVVLLTGCVVGTVDPIMNDAYHNDLLPAGYNFSLKIYTMDTFNLNSTASSQFKNDVKNADIFFLFTRPGYPVTGMSYGTEFDAAVDFQALAASMKPGARIFVLGPVKPNVTGVNVTNLPAYGPVAAPALSRENIKRTLLEVLRLSGAVNLTANDTKLVPGMQDFLYHPLAPRVYTDRESYTEWYMNTTLYKSGAPWVGVAILNRYYLSGNMDVYETLIQKLEAKGLNVIPYFYCSDPIGASRRFFMVNNSSVIDALVACVQFGYWPDNQTITFFTDLNVPVQGPLPVFLQTSLDDYINSSRQQGLRGLEYYWLAMFEMQGRIEPILIGGNRVSDPDPLTGVTLKEYVAYEPGVNQLVERTLAWVNLRKKVNSDKRVAIVYFDSTHDEGMPATNGLNLYGSLSNILLAMRAAGYTTGNGNLTPEYIYELINRAGRNPRNMTQSELRKLVEAGCITVPVSEYLRWYSKLPVTLRRQVEAMWGPAPGNIMVYNGSIVIPGFMLGNIFMGPQPVWRWNGTLNNGTLPPTHQFIAFYLWLQNGFRADAVVHVGQHGTLELLPGHVNAMTEDDWPNTLIGSIPNIHLLKMEDPLEAVINPAKRRAYAVTISYLIPPVMRTELYGVYQELADLLGSYSTAEASGDRDRMNVLESLIRDGVKRAGLEVRLNVSNSTPFSVLRLRLEEYLHELTEILMPYGLHTFGELPDSETLERFLDAIISFDPANRTARRDEIRNLLIMSASNEMASLLRALNGEFIQPAPARSPIINLAALPTGRNMYTFDPSSIPDPAAVVMGSRAAEEMLKRHREANGGRYPETVAVDIGDIISTGGQSIAAIFYFLGVKPVYESGALIGTEIIPLSELGRPRIDVVISDFHNFRGAIPGAMDVIDNTIKRIANLNESSEMNYVRKHYLALRSGIYSELVASGMNSSAADAMADRLARTRIFGLPPGADPHGAGVDRILWSRDDWTAEELAETYLSYYSYAYGRDLNGLQSPKLLESLLRTVDASMVIMPYRAPGEGTCLYRVSVTVNFMVNYLTGRNINSYIAKTAYGTPIIRTLQESAYDDLAVTLLNPAWIQGKLREGPSGSASIALQVRDLFMSDALVDVASADVWRRIADTFLFGSSVRSQIDASALQMIARYVRQAHTRGLVSLSGAEVAAISEMLGEGTSTETGGGTSTDTDQGNNQGSDHGTTAGSHGTTGRGGRSPGTHAGVPAQSSASESGSSSPGVAGASEQKPGSAYEISTPQAEEKSGSTQIYAVLGILGIFCLLGVGYYFGPLRK